CCTAACTGCAATTGTGAAATTCCCGACGTTTTTTTGCGCTGCTCTGCCAGGCCATTTTGAAAAAAATTGGCAGTTCCCGCAAGTTCGATACCAAGATAAGTGGTAAATAATGTTGATGCAGATAAACCCACCCGGTAATTCCAGTTGCGGACCTGAACTTCGCGACCAGTTACAATCTGTTCGGATCGCGTAAATCCGAAGTCGCTGTTTAATTTGAATGAAGTTTTGATGCCGCCAAAGTACTTCCCAACGCCCAAGTGAAAATTCTCTGAAAGCTGGATGTTGTTGTTCAAAACATAAGTAAGTTGGGAAGCACCAGTTGAATCGATACCGGTACGGTATTGCAGGTTGTTATTGATCCGCAGCACCGAACCGGCCAGATTAAAGAAGACCAGCGAAAGCGGGTTTTTATAATTAATCCCAATTCTCCCCATGAGGATCCGGTTGACCGGAATGGCTCCGTTGGTCTTTTGTAAGTTTCTGTACGACCTCAAAAGGAAGCCACTATACAGCTGTGGCGGGTTTCCGAAGTCATATGAATAGCTCGCACCTGATGTGAAATCAATGTAATCTGTGGCTTGGTACCTTGTTGTTACCGAAGGCTCGAATGCCAGTCGTGATTGCTTTTGACGATCATCTCCGATGAAATTCGTTAAGCTGAATGCATGCATCCTCAACGGTAGGTTCAGTTCTAGCTGCCATTTTTTAGACTCATAATAGCTGCCTAGTTGTGCAAACGAAGTCAAATGTGCATACTTCAAATCGTTCTGGAATGCATTGCTGTGAGTCTGCGTGCTATCGTTGGCCGCAGTCTTTATAGCACTTTCGAACAGATGATTTTGGAAGTTCAAACCGATTGCCGGCGTGACAGACACTTTTGAAAATTGCCGCGTAAAGCTGACGGAGTTTCTGGTATCAAATTCAGCAGTAAATACGTTTTGAGAGATGGATTGGAAACTTTTTCCGGCATTGAATATTTCGAAAAAAACGCCCGGGCGGACGAGCAGCGCCTCCGGCCGCCGATTGTATGCCATTTGCGAATGGATATTCAATAGCTGCTTGCCCACATTTTTGATCATCGTAAGGTTGTTCTGGAGCTGAGTTTGTTCGGTCGTTAAATTCTGGTCCGTTGGGAGCAGATTCCTGCTCAGCCTGCCGGATCCGTCCAGTTGTCCGAACTGTGCACCAGCGTTATTCTTCAGAAAAATTCGCTCTGTATTTTTTTCGACTACCAAATTAGCATGCAAAGCCTTCGAATGAAATCGGTTCGAGATCCGCTCATCAATTTCGACAACTCCGCCGGGAGTTAGCAACCTCGTGTAGTTCCTTCCGGCTTGTTCCTGCGTCTCGTCCCGTATTCCAAGCCCAAGTTTCAGTTCGGTTTGGCTCCTGGTTTTTTTGATCAAATTTAAGGAGGCCAGGTGCGATCTGTTGTCGAGCCACCGGTCGGTGCTGATATTTGGAGTATTCAACGATTGAATGCTGAGTACGGGAGCTGGAATCGGTGACGATTTGGTCAGTGCATCCAGTTGCCTCGAAAGGTCCGTCCCGACATTGTTGCTCTGCACGCTCGCAATCAACTGGAAACTTTTATTGAATATCATGGGCGTGATATTCACATCCCACAACGCCGGACTCAGCCCCACACCCGCTTTCGCGCTTCCCGTTGTCGTAATTTTTTTCAGCTGAATGTTCAGTGAAGCTTTCTCCGAAAATACTTTTGATTTCAAAATTTTGATCGGCTGATCATTCTCTATCACCTGCACTTTCCTTACCGCGTCGGCCGGTAGGTTTTCATTGGCAAGATTGTATCTGCCTTCCAACAGGTCCAGGCCGTTGA
This Dyadobacter sp. UC 10 DNA region includes the following protein-coding sequences:
- a CDS encoding carboxypeptidase-like regulatory domain-containing protein; this encodes MKVGLAKQIISALILLIQIGCFHAYAQTTISGKVMDERGRAIPNANIAIVNKSNTISAFTFSGDDGSFTLKAALSVDSLTIKATRLGFEAGLFALPNRTQSTQLVLKESALKLQELTVKAPPVILRKDTIDYQVSAFQAEGDRTIADVIKRMPGIEVKPNGQILYQGNPIEKYYINGLDLLEGRYNLANENLPADAVRKVQVIENDQPIKILKSKVFSEKASLNIQLKKITTTGSAKAGVGLSPALWDVNITPMIFNKSFQLIASVQSNNVGTDLSRQLDALTKSSPIPAPVLSIQSLNTPNISTDRWLDNRSHLASLNLIKKTRSQTELKLGLGIRDETQEQAGRNYTRLLTPGGVVEIDERISNRFHSKALHANLVVEKNTERIFLKNNAGAQFGQLDGSGRLSRNLLPTDQNLTTEQTQLQNNLTMIKNVGKQLLNIHSQMAYNRRPEALLVRPGVFFEIFNAGKSFQSISQNVFTAEFDTRNSVSFTRQFSKVSVTPAIGLNFQNHLFESAIKTAANDSTQTHSNAFQNDLKYAHLTSFAQLGSYYESKKWQLELNLPLRMHAFSLTNFIGDDRQKQSRLAFEPSVTTRYQATDYIDFTSGASYSYDFGNPPQLYSGFLLRSYRNLQKTNGAIPVNRILMGRIGINYKNPLSLVFFNLAGSVLRINNNLQYRTGIDSTGASQLTYVLNNNIQLSENFHLGVGKYFGGIKTSFKLNSDFGFTRSEQIVTGREVQVRNWNYRVGLSASTLFTTYLGIELAGTANFFQNGLAEQRKKTSGISQLQLGIDIYPDDAHALRLDTEQYVTRGGVRQNQFYLNLRYRYTFGKRKIDLEIKGTNLTNAKNYLSIVNTAFTIAESSFQVRPRQLTFGVRFPF